One genomic segment of Aquipluma nitroreducens includes these proteins:
- a CDS encoding NAD+ synthase — protein MKIAIAQLNYHIGNFERNTSKIIENIQKSKAEGAELVVFTELSVTGYYPHDLLERKEFIEQSEKALNRIATYCDGIAAIVGGPRINPEPQGKKLFNSAFFMYDGAIQHVVNKSLLPTYDIFDEYRHFEPNKTFSVFDFGGKKIAITICEDLWDEQETQNEFGREKLYQLSPLKELSALKPDLVINISASPFSFNQENSRKNILIKNAIKYQLPIVYANQVGAHTELIFDGGSVYLNKKGEIQEELNYFEEDFRIIDTEISVQNLQPKTDYIEKIYHALVLGIRDYFTKMGFKKATLGLSGGIDSALVLVLAVRALGKENVRVLLMPSRYSSDHSINDALQLAKNLDIQYEIIPIQPMVDSFEQSLSDVFANLQSDITEENIQARTRGILLMAISNKFGNILLNTTNKSECAVGYGTLYGDMNGGLSVLGDVYKTDVFKMANWINCDSEIIPINTIQKPPSAELRPDQKDSDSLPDYDILDQILFDYIELNLSPDEIIAKGFDESTVFRTVKMVNTNEYKRFQAPPILRISSKAFGFGRRMPLVAKYS, from the coding sequence ATGAAGATTGCTATTGCACAGTTAAACTACCACATTGGGAATTTCGAAAGAAACACATCCAAAATTATAGAAAACATCCAAAAATCGAAAGCGGAAGGTGCCGAGTTGGTTGTATTCACTGAGCTTTCGGTTACCGGTTATTATCCTCACGATTTACTTGAACGAAAAGAATTTATAGAACAATCGGAGAAAGCGCTGAATCGGATTGCCACCTATTGCGACGGAATCGCCGCTATTGTTGGTGGACCGCGCATCAATCCTGAACCTCAGGGTAAAAAGCTTTTTAATTCGGCCTTTTTTATGTATGATGGAGCCATACAGCATGTGGTCAATAAATCGCTGCTTCCCACCTACGACATTTTCGACGAATACCGCCATTTTGAACCGAATAAAACCTTTTCGGTTTTCGATTTTGGCGGAAAAAAGATTGCCATTACCATCTGCGAGGATCTTTGGGACGAGCAGGAAACCCAGAATGAATTCGGCAGAGAGAAACTATACCAGCTTTCTCCACTGAAAGAATTATCAGCTTTAAAGCCCGATCTGGTTATTAACATTTCGGCATCGCCTTTTTCATTCAACCAGGAAAACTCAAGAAAAAATATCCTGATTAAAAATGCAATCAAATACCAGCTGCCCATTGTGTATGCCAATCAGGTTGGCGCTCATACCGAACTGATTTTTGATGGAGGTTCGGTTTACCTCAATAAAAAGGGTGAAATTCAGGAAGAGCTGAACTACTTTGAAGAAGATTTCCGGATTATTGATACTGAAATTTCCGTTCAAAATCTTCAGCCCAAAACCGATTACATCGAAAAGATATATCATGCTCTTGTGCTGGGAATCCGCGATTATTTCACAAAAATGGGCTTCAAAAAAGCAACTCTTGGTTTATCCGGAGGAATTGACTCCGCTCTGGTTCTGGTTTTGGCGGTTCGTGCACTTGGAAAAGAAAACGTGCGCGTTTTGCTGATGCCTTCGCGTTACTCGTCGGATCACAGTATTAACGATGCCCTTCAACTGGCCAAAAATCTGGACATTCAATACGAAATTATCCCGATTCAACCCATGGTCGATAGTTTTGAGCAAAGTCTTTCTGATGTATTTGCCAACCTCCAGAGCGATATTACCGAAGAGAATATTCAGGCCCGAACCCGCGGAATATTATTAATGGCTATCTCCAACAAGTTTGGAAATATCCTACTAAATACCACCAATAAAAGTGAATGTGCCGTGGGCTACGGAACGCTTTATGGCGATATGAATGGGGGCTTGTCAGTTTTGGGCGACGTGTACAAAACCGATGTTTTCAAAATGGCGAACTGGATTAACTGCGACTCCGAAATTATTCCAATCAACACCATTCAGAAACCGCCATCAGCCGAACTTCGTCCCGATCAGAAAGACTCTGATTCGTTGCCTGACTATGATATTCTGGATCAGATTTTATTCGATTACATTGAACTCAATCTTTCGCCTGATGAAATAATAGCCAAAGGGTTCGACGAATCGACGGTTTTCAGAACAGTAAAAATGGTGAATACAAATGAGTACAAGCGCTTTCAGGCACCCCCTATCCTGAGAATCAGTTCCAAAGCTTTCGGGTTCGGGCGGCGAATGCCTTTAGTTGCAAAGTATTCCTGA
- a CDS encoding Crp/Fnr family transcriptional regulator: protein MKKIFENPKSIFSTLNPEEKEDLLNHITLAYPKKNEFIFKEGEKPTAFMFLIDGKVIIYKEGVGGREQIIRMTKPPGIIGYRAMLAEELHIGSAIALEDSTVGLISQEYLYGKLLKNPDFTLKLLHKISRELGFSNMRTVTLTQKHIRGRLAESLLLLKEKYGWENDGATLKVYLSREDIANLSNMTTSNAIRTLSTFAGEKVIAIDGRKIRILDIHKLEKISKLG from the coding sequence ATGAAGAAAATCTTTGAAAATCCAAAATCAATTTTCAGCACACTAAACCCTGAAGAAAAAGAGGATTTACTAAACCACATTACGCTGGCTTATCCAAAAAAAAATGAATTCATTTTCAAGGAAGGAGAAAAACCAACCGCTTTTATGTTTCTGATTGATGGGAAAGTGATCATTTACAAAGAAGGTGTTGGTGGTCGCGAGCAAATCATTCGGATGACAAAGCCTCCGGGAATAATTGGCTATCGGGCCATGTTGGCTGAAGAATTGCACATCGGTTCAGCCATTGCATTAGAAGACTCAACGGTAGGTTTAATCTCACAAGAATATTTGTATGGCAAATTACTGAAGAACCCAGACTTTACGCTGAAACTGCTTCATAAGATTTCGCGTGAACTTGGATTCTCCAACATGCGAACCGTTACGCTAACCCAAAAACATATCCGTGGTCGTCTGGCTGAATCGTTGCTTCTCCTGAAAGAAAAATATGGATGGGAAAATGACGGCGCTACCTTGAAAGTTTACCTTTCGCGCGAAGATATTGCCAACCTGTCGAACATGACAACATCCAATGCTATCCGCACGCTATCGACCTTTGCCGGCGAAAAAGTAATTGCTATTGATGGCCGCAAAATCCGAATTCTGGATATTCACAAGCTCGAAAAAATTAGTAAACTGGGATAG
- a CDS encoding bifunctional UDP-N-acetylmuramoyl-tripeptide:D-alanyl-D-alanine ligase/alanine racemase, with protein MPTLSVSQISSVVGGKLQSDGNGSDSFISSISIDSRTIFDPASSVFFALKSERNDGHRYIPDLVHLGVRFFVVSDYLDEYQSCTNCSFIVVADTLKALQKLAAWHRSQFQIPVVGITGSNGKTIVKEWLFDLLHDRAVLRSPKSYNSQVGVPLSVWNLRPDYELAIFEAGISNSGEMENLFEIIRPTIGILTNIGEAHQENFKSHQEKLEEKLLLFKSCETLIYCKDQPLVHAEISKGIVIPEGKAFGWSFDDEAANLYLRKNEVGAGVEISTEFEGKKYTIEFPFQDAASLENAGHCLAFILTQHLADDAVIEKFHRLQPVAMRLEIKEGVNSCLLINDYYNSDINSLQIALGFLNNHAQHPYLGKTVILSDIQQAGISDEQLYSEVARLLQLNKTSHLIGIGLRIRKYADLFEKSSTFFESTDQFLESVQPDQFRQECILLKGARDFHFERISSVLQKKYHQTVLEIDLNAMIGNLNFFRSLIRPETRVMVMVKAFSYGSGMAEIARILQFHKVDYLAVAVADEGIELRQAGIDLPIVVMNPEEHSFENMIEFRLEPNIYSEDIFDSFRKVLQQHAVVRYPIHLKIDTGMHRLGFDSVEKVEKLVSKLIVQDEMVVRSVFSHLAGADEAVHDEFTSSQIQRFQELSSMITEKLSYQIFRHILNSAGIERFPEFQFEMVRLGIGLYGVSLCGNQQVKSMSRLKTSISQIRKIEAGQTVGYGRKGVAREDSEIAVLPIGYADGYDRRLSNGVGKVFVNGRIASVIGNICMDMCMIDVTGLQVAVGDEVELMGEHILVSDMAETIGTIPYEILTGISQRVKRIYLQE; from the coding sequence ATGCCAACTTTATCTGTTTCTCAAATTTCATCGGTTGTAGGAGGGAAGTTACAATCGGATGGAAATGGTTCCGATAGTTTTATTTCATCCATTTCTATTGATAGCCGAACTATTTTTGATCCTGCTTCGAGTGTTTTTTTTGCGCTGAAGAGTGAACGGAATGATGGACATCGTTACATTCCTGATCTGGTTCATTTGGGTGTCAGGTTTTTTGTCGTTTCTGATTATTTGGATGAATATCAAAGTTGTACCAATTGCAGTTTTATAGTCGTTGCTGATACGCTGAAAGCCTTGCAAAAGCTGGCGGCATGGCATCGTTCTCAGTTTCAGATTCCGGTTGTAGGAATTACCGGGAGCAACGGGAAAACAATTGTTAAGGAATGGCTGTTCGATTTACTGCATGACCGGGCTGTTCTCCGGAGCCCTAAAAGTTACAATTCGCAGGTTGGCGTTCCGTTGTCGGTTTGGAACCTTCGACCCGATTACGAACTGGCCATTTTTGAGGCTGGAATCTCGAATTCAGGCGAAATGGAGAACTTATTCGAAATTATTCGGCCAACCATCGGTATTTTAACCAATATTGGTGAAGCACATCAGGAGAACTTTAAATCTCATCAGGAAAAGCTTGAAGAAAAACTGCTCCTTTTTAAATCCTGCGAAACGCTTATTTATTGCAAAGATCAGCCTTTGGTTCATGCTGAAATTTCCAAAGGCATTGTTATTCCTGAAGGAAAAGCTTTTGGCTGGTCGTTCGATGATGAAGCAGCCAATCTTTATTTGAGAAAGAATGAAGTGGGTGCTGGAGTTGAAATTAGTACTGAATTTGAAGGGAAAAAATATACCATTGAGTTTCCATTTCAGGATGCTGCGAGCTTGGAAAACGCAGGTCACTGTCTGGCTTTCATATTAACTCAACATTTGGCTGACGACGCGGTAATCGAAAAGTTTCACAGGTTGCAGCCTGTTGCCATGCGACTTGAAATTAAAGAAGGTGTTAACAGCTGTTTGCTGATTAACGACTATTATAATTCGGATATTAATTCGCTGCAAATTGCACTGGGGTTCCTGAACAATCACGCTCAACACCCATATTTGGGCAAAACGGTAATTCTCTCCGACATACAGCAGGCTGGGATCTCTGACGAACAATTGTACTCAGAAGTAGCTCGCTTGTTGCAACTGAACAAGACCAGTCATCTGATTGGTATTGGTTTGAGGATTCGTAAGTATGCTGATTTATTTGAGAAATCTTCGACGTTTTTTGAGTCAACCGATCAATTTCTGGAGTCGGTTCAGCCTGACCAATTTCGGCAGGAATGTATTCTCCTGAAAGGTGCGCGAGACTTTCATTTTGAGCGTATTTCGTCGGTGCTTCAGAAAAAATACCACCAAACGGTTTTGGAAATCGATTTGAATGCGATGATCGGGAATCTCAATTTTTTCAGGTCACTCATTCGGCCTGAAACACGGGTTATGGTTATGGTAAAAGCCTTTTCCTACGGAAGTGGGATGGCCGAAATTGCCCGTATCCTTCAGTTTCATAAAGTGGATTACCTGGCTGTGGCTGTTGCCGACGAAGGTATTGAACTTCGGCAGGCTGGCATTGATCTGCCAATTGTGGTGATGAATCCGGAAGAACACAGTTTTGAAAACATGATTGAGTTCAGGCTCGAACCCAATATTTATTCGGAAGATATTTTCGATTCGTTCCGAAAGGTGCTTCAGCAACATGCGGTAGTTCGCTATCCCATTCATCTTAAAATTGACACCGGAATGCACCGTCTGGGTTTTGACTCGGTCGAAAAGGTTGAAAAACTGGTATCCAAATTAATTGTTCAGGATGAAATGGTTGTCCGGTCGGTTTTTTCGCATCTTGCTGGCGCTGACGAGGCCGTTCACGATGAATTTACAAGTAGTCAGATTCAGCGGTTTCAGGAATTATCGTCAATGATTACGGAGAAGTTATCGTATCAGATTTTTCGTCACATACTGAATTCGGCGGGAATTGAACGTTTCCCTGAGTTTCAGTTTGAAATGGTGAGGTTGGGAATTGGTTTATACGGAGTCAGTTTGTGTGGAAACCAACAGGTAAAAAGTATGAGCCGGTTAAAAACCAGCATTTCGCAAATTCGCAAAATTGAAGCGGGACAAACAGTGGGCTATGGACGGAAAGGTGTAGCACGGGAAGATTCTGAAATTGCGGTTTTGCCGATTGGATATGCCGATGGATATGATCGCCGTTTGAGTAACGGAGTAGGTAAAGTATTTGTGAATGGCCGGATTGCTTCGGTAATCGGTAATATTTGCATGGACATGTGCATGATTGATGTGACCGGATTACAGGTTGCAGTTGGCGATGAAGTGGAACTGATGGGCGAACATATTCTGGTGAGCGATATGGCCGAAACAATCGGAACCATTCCGTACGAAATACTTACTGGAATATCACAACGTGTAAAACGGATTTATCTTCAGGAATAA
- a CDS encoding thymidine kinase, with amino-acid sequence MFIERGIDRQKKTGSIEVIAGSMFSGKTEELIRRLKRAKIARLKVEIFKPAIDTRYSLSEVVSHDENSILSTPVESSGNIMLLSGDVDVIGIDEAQFFDNGLIDVTISLANMGVRVIIAGLDMDFKGKPFGPIPGLMAVADHITKVHAICMRCGDVAQFSHRLSTADKLVLLGEKDEYEPLCRSCFTKATR; translated from the coding sequence ATGTTTATCGAAAGGGGAATTGACCGACAAAAAAAAACCGGTAGCATTGAAGTTATTGCAGGTTCAATGTTTTCAGGAAAAACGGAGGAATTGATCAGGAGATTGAAACGAGCCAAAATTGCGCGGTTGAAGGTTGAGATCTTTAAACCAGCCATTGACACGCGGTATTCGTTGTCTGAGGTGGTTTCGCATGACGAGAATTCAATTCTCAGCACTCCGGTTGAGAGTTCAGGGAATATTATGCTTTTGAGTGGAGATGTTGATGTGATTGGCATTGACGAAGCTCAATTTTTCGACAATGGCTTGATCGATGTAACCATCTCATTAGCGAATATGGGCGTTCGGGTTATTATTGCCGGGCTGGATATGGATTTTAAAGGAAAGCCATTTGGTCCTATTCCCGGATTGATGGCGGTTGCCGATCACATTACTAAAGTTCATGCCATTTGCATGCGATGTGGCGATGTGGCTCAATTTTCGCACCGTTTGTCAACTGCTGACAAATTGGTTTTACTTGGCGAAAAAGATGAGTACGAGCCTTTGTGCCGTTCCTGTTTTACTAAAGCAACCCGCTAA
- the rsmI gene encoding 16S rRNA (cytidine(1402)-2'-O)-methyltransferase, producing the protein MGKLFLVPTPIGNLEDMTLRGIRILKEVDVILAEDTRTSSKLLDHFEIKNKLISHHKFNEHKTVEMIARQIEDGKNVALISDAGTPGISDPGFLLVRTCLEKEIDVECLPGATALIPALVNSGFPTDRFTFEGFLPQKKGRQKKIKELITEPRTMVFYESPYRLVKSLEQFAEFLGSDRRASVSRELSKFFEENRRGTLAELIEYFSSKTIKGEIVIVLEGYTTDKTGKDEDDE; encoded by the coding sequence ATGGGTAAATTATTTTTAGTTCCAACTCCAATCGGGAATCTCGAAGACATGACTCTTCGCGGAATCCGTATTTTAAAAGAAGTTGATGTCATTTTGGCTGAAGACACACGTACCTCGTCCAAGCTACTTGATCACTTCGAAATCAAAAATAAGCTGATATCGCATCACAAATTCAACGAGCACAAAACAGTTGAAATGATAGCCAGGCAAATTGAAGATGGAAAAAATGTTGCCCTGATTTCGGATGCCGGAACTCCGGGAATAAGTGACCCGGGCTTTTTGCTGGTTAGAACCTGCCTTGAAAAAGAGATTGATGTGGAATGTTTGCCTGGTGCAACAGCTTTGATTCCCGCTTTAGTCAATTCTGGGTTTCCAACCGACCGCTTTACATTCGAAGGTTTTCTTCCGCAGAAAAAAGGCAGGCAAAAAAAAATTAAAGAGCTGATTACAGAACCCCGAACTATGGTTTTTTATGAATCACCGTATCGGTTGGTTAAAAGCCTTGAGCAGTTTGCCGAATTTCTTGGGTCCGACAGACGAGCATCTGTTTCGCGAGAACTATCAAAGTTCTTCGAAGAAAACCGCAGAGGAACACTTGCCGAACTCATTGAATATTTCAGTTCAAAGACAATTAAGGGTGAAATTGTAATTGTACTTGAAGGTTATACTACTGACAAAACAGGTAAAGACGAGGACGACGAATGA
- a CDS encoding YjjG family noncanonical pyrimidine nucleotidase: protein MRIYDHLFFDLDNTLWDFTTNSRLAMEQTMTQNGLISKLPTFGAFFEVYERINHSLWSDYHTKKITKQKLIIERFSRSMQAFGINDYDWIELNSLYLENMARQTQLFPDTVETLTTLKSKGYQMHIITNGFKEVQHSKLSNCGLDRFFTKVFISEDVKTTKPHRQIFEHALKSTNASKKRSIMIGDSWETDIIGALNFGMDQIMFLNHGQNPVPESVKLLKLASSSTFLELKYRTKTYFIDEIIGLDELL, encoded by the coding sequence ATGAGAATCTACGATCACCTGTTCTTTGATTTGGACAATACGCTCTGGGATTTTACAACCAATTCCCGTCTGGCCATGGAACAAACGATGACACAAAACGGCCTCATTTCAAAACTTCCTACATTCGGTGCTTTTTTTGAAGTTTACGAGCGGATCAACCATTCGCTTTGGAGCGATTATCACACGAAAAAAATTACCAAACAAAAACTTATTATTGAACGGTTTTCCAGATCGATGCAAGCATTTGGCATTAATGATTACGACTGGATTGAATTAAACAGCCTTTACCTTGAGAACATGGCTCGTCAAACCCAGTTATTTCCAGACACAGTAGAAACACTCACTACTCTTAAATCGAAGGGATATCAAATGCACATTATTACAAACGGGTTCAAAGAAGTACAACACTCAAAACTCTCCAATTGTGGGTTAGACAGATTTTTCACCAAAGTATTTATTTCAGAAGATGTTAAAACCACAAAACCTCACCGGCAAATTTTCGAACACGCATTGAAATCAACCAATGCTTCTAAAAAAAGAAGCATAATGATTGGCGACTCCTGGGAGACTGATATAATCGGTGCACTTAATTTCGGAATGGATCAAATCATGTTTTTAAACCACGGGCAAAATCCTGTTCCAGAATCAGTAAAATTGCTAAAACTCGCCTCCAGTTCAACATTTTTGGAACTAAAATACCGCACTAAGACCTATTTTATTGATGAAATTATTGGGTTAGATGAACTTTTGTAA
- a CDS encoding SusC/RagA family TonB-linked outer membrane protein, with amino-acid sequence MKKIALLLAFFAIGLQVLMAQTKEISGTVTSADDGGLIPGVSVSVKGTTLGTITDMDGAFRLKVPQDAKILTFSFVGMATQDVVIGTQSTFKIKLSSENISVDEVVVTALGISRDKKSLGYSSQNVKEDQISTVKASNFMNSLSGKVAGVQIKKSNNMGGSTNVVMRGNKSLTNNNQVLYVVDGVPINNEIGSYSSQNTGATGYDYGNAASDVNPDDIESINVLKGSAATALYGSRASGGVIMITTKKGTVGKKGIGVTVNTNIAFKSIDKSTFPTYQNQYGAGYGNFYGPNGDGWFERRDVNGVTQKDDSKNFDWVPTTEDGSYGAKFDGHPVYGWYSVDPESPWYKQTKPWEAAKNGPITFFEKPVTYTNTVSIDNATENGTMRMSYTNFKTSDLMPNSDLHKDNFLVNGSWNVTKKLTATATANFTRQAATGRPSTGYSDNIVSNMRQWYETNMDYADQKTAYFLTKRNLTWNYNSALNYPIYTDNPYFQRYENYENDSRNRIVGNMALNYKVTNWLDAYARVSVDDYAEKQEERRAVGSVATNFGVSRANQKSGYMRRDITFSEYNYDFMLKFNKSINEDFNLSGILGATERRTNLSRLTSSTNGGLSVAGIYSLQNSVSALPFPVETESKIGVRGLYASASLGYKNMLFLDGTFRQDHASTLPEGKSTYYYPSITGAFVFSEVVKQNWLSFGKVRLNYAEVGNLAAFDALLDKYTVNTPFVGASYSLPSTKNNPDLKNESTKSLEAGLEMSFLNKRLGFDLAVYKTRSMDQIMDVTLSQTTGYNKMFVNAGEIDNQGIELTLNGSPVRSKNFNWDVNINFATNRNEVVSLYPGVDNLQLGSFQGGVTLNATVGQPYGVLKGKDYTYDANGNMIISASTGLPVKTSTATSNLGNVNPKWTGGITNTFSYKGVSFSFLIDMQKGGSIYSLDMYYGLYTGLYPETVFTNDLGNPVRDPLIGTPGSYDPKSGGYLIQGVNVKDGVSTPNKTRVDASTSDFAFGTAARPHRDFVYDASFIKLREVSLSYNIPTALLSKLLVKGATISFVGSNLWIIHKNLPYADPEAGLSAGNIQGYSVGSLPGTRDFGFNLKFNF; translated from the coding sequence ATGAAAAAAATCGCGTTATTGCTTGCATTCTTTGCAATTGGTTTGCAGGTCCTCATGGCCCAAACCAAGGAGATCTCAGGCACTGTAACCTCCGCCGATGATGGAGGTTTAATCCCTGGGGTTTCTGTTTCTGTGAAAGGAACAACGTTAGGAACTATCACCGACATGGATGGTGCATTCAGGTTGAAGGTTCCTCAAGATGCCAAAATTCTTACATTCAGTTTTGTAGGAATGGCTACTCAAGATGTTGTTATTGGCACCCAATCAACATTTAAGATTAAATTATCCTCAGAAAACATTTCTGTTGATGAAGTAGTAGTTACTGCACTCGGTATTTCCCGTGATAAAAAATCATTAGGGTATTCCAGTCAGAATGTAAAAGAAGATCAAATTTCCACTGTTAAGGCTAGTAACTTCATGAATTCTCTTTCCGGAAAAGTTGCCGGGGTTCAGATCAAAAAGAGTAATAACATGGGGGGATCGACCAACGTTGTTATGCGTGGAAATAAATCCCTTACAAACAACAACCAGGTGCTTTATGTTGTTGATGGCGTTCCGATTAACAATGAAATTGGAAGTTATTCAAGCCAGAATACTGGTGCAACAGGATATGACTATGGTAATGCCGCTTCTGACGTTAACCCCGACGACATTGAATCGATTAACGTACTGAAAGGTTCTGCAGCTACTGCTCTTTATGGTTCACGCGCTTCTGGTGGTGTAATCATGATTACGACTAAAAAAGGCACTGTTGGTAAAAAAGGTATCGGTGTTACTGTTAACACCAATATTGCATTCAAAAGTATTGACAAATCAACTTTCCCAACTTATCAGAATCAGTATGGTGCAGGTTATGGAAATTTCTATGGACCTAATGGAGATGGATGGTTTGAAAGACGTGACGTTAATGGCGTAACCCAAAAAGACGATTCAAAAAACTTCGATTGGGTTCCAACAACAGAGGATGGATCATACGGAGCAAAATTTGATGGACACCCCGTTTACGGATGGTATTCTGTTGATCCTGAATCACCATGGTATAAGCAAACGAAACCTTGGGAGGCTGCTAAAAATGGCCCAATTACTTTCTTTGAAAAACCAGTGACTTATACCAATACTGTTTCTATTGACAATGCTACTGAGAATGGAACAATGCGTATGTCGTACACCAATTTCAAAACATCTGATTTGATGCCAAACAGTGATTTACATAAGGACAATTTCTTAGTAAACGGTTCATGGAATGTCACTAAAAAACTGACTGCTACTGCTACTGCAAATTTTACCCGCCAGGCAGCAACAGGTCGTCCTTCAACCGGATATAGCGACAATATTGTTTCAAACATGCGTCAGTGGTATGAAACCAACATGGATTATGCTGATCAGAAAACCGCTTATTTCTTAACCAAAAGAAATTTAACCTGGAACTACAACTCGGCATTGAATTACCCAATTTATACTGACAACCCATACTTTCAACGTTACGAAAACTACGAAAACGACAGTAGAAATCGTATTGTAGGTAATATGGCCTTGAATTATAAAGTCACCAATTGGTTAGATGCTTATGCTCGTGTTTCGGTTGACGATTACGCTGAAAAACAAGAAGAAAGAAGAGCAGTAGGAAGTGTTGCTACAAATTTTGGTGTTAGCCGCGCTAACCAAAAATCAGGATATATGAGAAGGGACATTACTTTCAGCGAGTATAACTATGATTTCATGTTGAAATTCAACAAGTCTATTAATGAAGATTTCAACCTAAGTGGAATTTTAGGTGCTACTGAACGTAGAACAAACTTATCAAGATTAACAAGTTCAACCAATGGAGGTTTATCTGTAGCTGGTATTTATTCATTGCAAAATAGTGTAAGCGCCCTTCCTTTCCCCGTTGAAACTGAATCAAAAATTGGAGTTCGCGGTCTTTATGCTAGTGCTTCTTTAGGATACAAGAACATGTTATTCCTCGATGGAACTTTCAGACAGGATCATGCCTCTACTCTTCCTGAAGGAAAAAGCACTTATTATTACCCATCAATTACTGGTGCATTTGTATTCTCAGAAGTTGTAAAACAAAATTGGCTGTCTTTTGGTAAAGTTCGCTTAAATTATGCTGAAGTTGGTAACCTAGCTGCTTTCGACGCATTACTTGACAAGTACACTGTTAATACTCCTTTTGTAGGAGCTAGCTATTCCTTACCAAGTACCAAGAACAATCCAGATCTTAAAAACGAAAGCACCAAATCGCTTGAAGCCGGTCTTGAAATGTCGTTCCTGAACAAGCGTCTAGGATTTGACCTTGCAGTCTATAAAACAAGATCTATGGATCAAATTATGGATGTAACCTTAAGTCAAACAACTGGTTACAATAAAATGTTTGTTAATGCAGGAGAAATTGACAATCAAGGTATTGAACTAACGCTTAATGGTTCACCAGTAAGAAGTAAAAATTTCAATTGGGACGTTAATATTAATTTCGCTACAAACCGAAATGAAGTTGTTTCTCTGTACCCGGGAGTTGATAATCTTCAGTTAGGTTCGTTTCAGGGTGGTGTTACTTTAAATGCAACTGTAGGTCAACCTTATGGTGTATTAAAAGGAAAAGATTACACGTATGATGCCAATGGAAATATGATCATTAGCGCATCAACCGGTTTGCCAGTTAAAACGTCCACTGCAACCAGCAATCTGGGAAATGTAAATCCAAAATGGACAGGTGGTATCACAAATACGTTTAGCTACAAAGGTGTTTCATTCAGCTTCTTGATTGATATGCAAAAAGGTGGTAGCATTTATTCATTGGATATGTATTATGGCCTTTATACAGGACTTTATCCTGAAACTGTTTTCACCAATGATTTAGGAAATCCTGTTCGTGATCCACTTATTGGAACACCTGGAAGTTATGATCCAAAGAGTGGTGGTTACCTTATCCAAGGTGTAAATGTTAAAGATGGTGTAAGCACCCCAAATAAAACCCGCGTTGATGCGTCAACTTCTGATTTCGCATTTGGTACTGCTGCCCGTCCTCACAGAGACTTTGTATATGATGCTTCATTCATCAAACTGAGAGAAGTTTCTCTTTCTTATAATATCCCAACTGCTCTTCTTTCTAAATTACTCGTGAAAGGCGCTACAATAAGTTTTGTTGGATCGAACCTATGGATCATTCACAAAAACCTACCATATGCCGATCCTGAAGCAGGTCTTTCAGCAGGTAATATTCAGGGATATTCCGTAGGATCACTGCCTGGCACACGTGATTTTGGTTTCAACCTCAAATTCAACTTCTAA